One Pyrenophora tritici-repentis strain M4 chromosome 5, whole genome shotgun sequence DNA window includes the following coding sequences:
- a CDS encoding Dimer-Tnp-hAT domain containing protein codes for MTKLDATQENYREIATSAISKTSLKSILKHLRTSSIEQLAIETKDHYHDIHTEDDNNFTWKYLQGCADAAWLKCVEYYNNQQLNWQNRFPEDTDLPPAYYAAQILDPYRKWGWFRQEWVLHGDEEKKRWFENAQLAVKHLWETEYKGRYPVEMLPPPARKERDPDPAFDRQREHKRIRIDAPVSTTDLYEQYISTDRLHNEEAGCNEAIAYWLSRYDSQRDLARFALDMFAISPMSDECERLFSSAKLTIVDRRGRLKADIIEACECLRAWYGKPQAEGNSDIEDSENEDD; via the exons ATGACTAAGCTAGATGCAACACAAGAAAACTATCGCGAAATTGCTACCTCCGCTATCTCAAAAACATCATTAAAGTCGATCTTAAAGCACCTTAGGACATCATCTATAGAACAGCTCGCTAT cgagacgaaggatcactaccacgacatccacactgaggacgataacaactttacatggaagtaccttcaaggctgcgctgatgctgcttggttaaagtgcgttgagtactataacaatcagcagctgaattggcaaaatcgattccctgaagatactgaccttccaccggcatattatgcggctcaaatccttgatccatatcgcaagtggggatggttcaggcaagagtgggttcttcatggcgacgaagagaagaagaggtggtttgaaaacgcacaattagcggtgaagcatctctgggagacagagtataagggaaggtaccctgtcgagatgctgccaccaccagccaggaaggagagagatcctgacccagcatttgatcgccagcgggaacataagcgcattcgaatagacgctccagtttctacaactgatttgtatgaacaatacatctctactgaccggcttcataacgaagaggcaggttgcaatgaggctattgcgtactggctatctcgctacgactcccaacgagatctcgctcgcttcgctctagacatgtttgcgatctcgcctatgtcggatgaatgcgaacgtctttttagtagcgcgaagcttactatcgtcgatcgccgtggtaggctgaaggcagatattatagaagcgtgcgagtgtctccgggcctggtatggaaagccccaagctgaggggaacagcgatatcgaggatagtgagaacgaagacgactag
- a CDS encoding Dimer-Tnp-hAT domain containing protein, translating into MPPKKRVSDSAPSPRKRARGTASQPVAIDSQSYQSQPSALSPPPPYTHTFESRLRESQPEDAIVAPAEGSEQATLAPSSEAADDAVDEAFDAHLEDNYDGIDWGRLKLYTKPITTHQHKRSWIYRHGYRVALLKDPTRVFFICHWCFKHKLTDIGIGIYNTSAAVSSAARHLSEQKPGHRLVAPGKTPVASVYNALTTARVPISQAVANQINGFSKQRFRFAAVDWLVANNHPISEFETPAFRRLIAIANPLAEAALWKNHKSVSQYVIRLFDWLRPRVVHELSQSLSKIHISFDGWTTKGGKRGFLGIVAHYVNSDGKLRDLPIALPQLTGAHSGDRLAEVVLSILEQFSISERTLGYFVLDNASNNDTAVAAIAHELNFNPIHRRLRCGPHTINLIGQRLLWGRDADSYNNEGVDELADEAAFIKEWRKHGPLGVLLDIVNYIHTPQQYNLFEKAQRTAYRELPHDADDKLTILQPIKPVVTRWNSYFDCFERAIKLAPAINAYANTHIQNTAKEDIYADSQGKNRPAAPQWMRSDGLTAADWAVVTDYIEVLRPLKECTKRFEGRGEYSFGAIAEVIPTFEFLLTQLEARLLYYDCVVHDAHDEAPEDHLPINLRAALLKANEYYAKLDDSPAYYAATILHPRYKHYCDQAWAEKPDWLALNNLNFQALWADYKSLPLPRPCYTRAPKKPSNIDDAIDGIIDPTRGNTKEDEYEQWKREPIVGKGTDPIQYWFGLRDQYPNLSKMALTILSIPASSCECERVFSELGDLLEPRRRCISPELLAALHSVRRWRRAGFGGGDNDDMGQSKLTDEQMDVLYELSKWVGEDDDLDIWDDG; encoded by the coding sequence ATGCCGCCCAAAAAACGCGTCTCTGATAGCGCTCCCTCGCCTAGAAAGCGCGCGCGCGGCACTGCGAGCCAGCCCGTCGCGATCGACTCGCAGTCATATCAATCTCAGCCATCTGCTCTATCTCCGCCGCCTCCATATACACATACTTTCGAGTCGCGATTGCGCGAGTCGCAGCCCGAAGACGCTATCGTCGCGCCCGCCGAGGGCAGTGAGCAAGCTACGCTCGCTCCGTCTTCTGAAGCCGCCGACGACGCTGTAGATGAGGCTTTTGACGCCCATCTCGAAGACAATTATGATGGCATAGATTGGGGTCGCCTTAAGCTGTATACGAAGCCTATCACGACGCACCAACACAAGCGGAGTTGGATCTATCGCCACGGCTATCGCGTCGCTCTTCTCAAAGATCCAACCCGCGTATTCTTCATCTGCCACTGGTGTTTCAAGCACAAGCTCACGGATATTGGTATTGGGATATACAATACAAGCGCAGCAGTCTCGTCAGCCGCGCGCCACCTCAGCGAGCAGAAACCTGGCCATAGGCTAGTAGCACCAGGCAAGACTCCAGTTGCTAGTGTTTACAACGCGCTCACCACTGCGAGAGTCCCTATCTCACAGGCAGTAGCTAATCAGATTAACGGGTTTAGCAAGCAGCGCTTTAGGTTTGCCGCAGTAGACTGGCTCGTCGCGAACAACCACCCCATCTCTGAGTTCGAAACACCAGCTTTTCGACGCCTAATTGCTATCGCCAACCCACTTGCAGAAGcagcgctctggaagaaCCACAAGAGCGTCTCCCAATACGTCATACGACTGTTTGACTGGCTCAGGCCCCGCGTTGTCCACGAGCTGTCACAATCGCTTAGCAAgatccatataagctttgacggatggacaacgaaaggcggcaagcgcgggTTTCTcggtatcgtcgcccactacgtcAACTCAGATGGCAAGCTCCGAGACCTGCCTAtcgcgctgcctcagctCACAGGCGCTCACTCCGGCGATCGATTAGCTGAGGTTGTATTATCAATCTTAGAGCAGTTTAGCATAAGCGAGCGCACactcggttacttcgtcctcgacaatgcctctaataacgacaccgctgtcGCTGCGATTGCCCACGAGCTTAACTTCAATCCTATacaccgacgcctccgctgtGGCCCTCATACGATCAATCTGATTGGGCAGAGACTGCTCTGGGGCAGAGATGCAGACTcatacaacaacgagggAGTTGACGAGCTCGCCGACGAGGCAGCGTTTATAAAGGAGTGGCGAAAGCACGGGCCTTTAGGCGTACTTCTCGATATTGTCAACTATATCCACACACCGCAGCAGTACAATCTTTTTGAGAAGGCGCAGCGTACAGCTTACCGTGAGCTACCTCACGACGCAGACGACAAGCTCACGATACTACAGCCAATCAAGCCAGTAGTcacacgctggaactcatacttCGACTGTTTTGAGCGAGCTATAAAGCTCGCGCCGGCCATCAACGCGTACGCGAACACCCACATACAAAATACAGCAAAAGAGGATATCTACGCCGACTCACAGGGCAAAAatcggcctgctgctccacAGTGGATGAGATCAGACGGCCTCACAGCTGCCGATTGGGCTGTTGTTACCGACTATATAGAGGTTCTTAGGCCACTTAAAGAGTGTACAAAGCGCTTTGAGGGACGTGGCGAGTATAGCTTTGGCGCGATCGCTGAGGTGATCCCAACGTTTGAGTTTCTACTCACTCAATTAGAAGCTCGCCTCCTCTACTACGATTGCGTAGTCCATGACGCTCACGACGAGGCAcccgaagatcaccttcctATTAATCTACGCGCAGCGCTACTTAAGGCGAACGAGTACTACGCTAaactcgacgactcgccagcttactacgctgctacaatactccatcctcgctacaaacACTACTGCGATCAAGCGTGGGCTGAGAAGCCTGACTGGCTGGCGCTTAATAATCTTAATTTCCAGGCACTGTGGGCGGATTACAAGTCGCTGCCGTTACCGAGGCCTTGCTACACACGCGCACCGAAGAAACCGAGCAATATTGACGACGCGATTGACGGCATTATTGATCCCACACGCGGCAATACTaaggaggatgagtatgagcAGTGGAAGCGCGAGCCAATCGTTGGCAAGGGCACCGATCCTATACAATACTGGTTCGGGCTGCGCGATCAATATCCCAACCTTAGTAAGATGGCGCTTACTATACTCTCTATACCCGCttcaagctgtgagtgtgagcgcgTCTTCAGTGAGCTCGGAGATCTACTAGAGCCTCGCCGACGCTGTATATCACCTGAGCTACTAGCAGCACTACACTCAGTACGACGATGGAGACGGGCAGGTTTTGGTGGCGGCGACAACGACGATATGGGCCAATCAAAGCTTACCGACGAGCAGATGGACGTTTTGTACGAGCTTAGCAAGTGGGTgggcgaagacgacgatCTAGATATATGGGACGACGGCTga
- a CDS encoding Retrotrans-gag domain containing protein: MSSPGDTDMTTNDSNQLLQSLLQRLEDMSTRMERLEAPSHELPQTPGHNTDATTDPTPTSETSNTSVPITPKPRHSLPHPPTFGGNKSQWRGWKLEMEGKIEEDAQAIGSLKAQLRYVYMRLDGAAKTNVTTYYEIQVKEESPNPFKLLDRLELLYGERNRKEKAIQNLYSIRQKDDETFISFYPRFEKEMANADAESWPEHTKISYLRNALSGRIKDRLVGTSGTETSTYARFAQKCVDLSNDMELFGQWTKTTRRYGSRTAENAPTYEPPAKSNNATLTAASPEDMMEWEPTQPTTTQVNAVGLRGKTNMNGYPSRRPEDRELIGKRAKWVNQEEIDARRQERRCLRCGRNNCRIATCPLAAALRPTHVSVKTAKSTVVTKAAVEEEDPEDSEAEQ; the protein is encoded by the coding sequence ATGAGCTCCCCCGGGGATACTGACATGACGACGAACGATTCGAACCAGCTGTTACAGTCGCTACTACAGAGACTTGAAGACATGAGCACTAGGATGGAGAGGCTGGAAGCACCATCGCACGAGCTACCTCAAACGCCTGGTCACAATACAGACGCCACCACTGATCCAACGCCAACCTCCGAGACTTCGAACACATCTGTGCCTATAACCCCAAAGCCGCGGCACAGCTTACCCCACCCGCCTACGTTTGGTGGAAACAAATCacaatggcgaggatggaagctagagatggagggcaagatcgaagaagacgcgcaAGCTATTGGAAGCCTAAAAGCTCAGCTACGCTACGTCTACATGCGTCTTGATGGGGCAGCGAAAACCAACGTTACAACATACTACGAGATACAAGTTAAAGAAGAATCGCCAAACCCTTTCAAGCTGCTTGACCGCCTTGAACTCCTCTACGGCGAACGAAATCGGAAGGAGAAAGCCATTCAGAACCTCTACTCTATACGCCAGAAGGACGACGAGACGTTTATTTCCTTCTATCCACggtttgagaaagagatggcCAACGCTGACGCAGAAAGCTGGCCTGAGCATACGAAGATATCCTACTTACGAAATGCATTAAGTGGTAGGATAAAGGATAGGCTTGTTGGTACATCAGGGACAGAAACAAGCACATACGCAAGGTTCGCTCAGAAGTGTGTAGATCTTAGCAACGACATGGAGTTGTTCGGCCAATGGACGAAAACAACCCGTCGTTACGGTAGCCGAACTGCTGAAAATGCACCAACCTATGAACCACCAGCAAAATCGAATAATGCCACTCTCACAGCAGCTTCCCCTGAAGACATGATGGAATGGGAACCTACGCAGCCTACAACTACCCAAGTGAACGCTGTCGGCCTCCGCGGCAAGACCAACATGAATGGATATCCATCTAGGCGTCCCGAAGACCGAGAACTTATTGGAAAACGAGCAAAATGGGTCAACCAAGAGGAAATCGATGCTCGACGCCAGGAACGACGCTGCCTCCGATGCGGCCGCAACAATTGCCGAATAGCTACATGCCCGTTAGCAGCCGCTCTACGACCAACTCACGTTAGCGTCAAGACAGCAAAGAGTACTGTGGTCACCAAGGCAGctgtagaggaggaagatcCAGAAGACTCCGAAGCAGAGCAATAG